From a single Crocosphaera sp. UHCC 0190 genomic region:
- a CDS encoding alpha/beta hydrolase, with the protein MKSLRKSLPLMFKLLGGVSTLLLSLGSWMTPASAAEQLMLQIGPLRHKIRVEDLEKFADKGELSAELKPYSFLLTPQVKDILQRKFTIDPLIAEQFLNDLFKSDDGERLLNQITAVLPNSNPAELKGALKLLLRQTSQLSVVNLLRVYPQETVTIDLSKAASLGIQLNASFLQSQLIAPQLEKALKTTNLNPIVPRFDPTAPGQQMVLTETLVLNDRSRDRPIPIDIYYAKQTQGPLVVMSHGFAADRRFLRYLARHLASYGITVVSVEHPGSDINALIKTATGLKFSQILPPAEFVDRPQDISFVLTQLTTLTQQKGQFQGKFNTEQVSMIGHSFGGYTALALGGATLDLKALRRFCQENEPLGRSPADWLQCAAGELPYSERKFKDHRIKQIIVFNPIIGELFGNHLSEINIPTLVLSSSEDGITPTIPHQLKPFQQLSGEKYLMVAVGATHMSVTDISSAGSAMGQNTLVREVMGIKAEPLRQVVRGVSLAFIQQLTPQGADYQGFLTGTYIESWSEKNLKFRFGTQLPSSLDTWLNVLTLGHQKVSLTPFKPDFSSLPMGNFQHYFVDARQQLMKPESSTEKLNELFTGLLHTHTGQFDRWG; encoded by the coding sequence ATGAAATCTTTGAGAAAATCCTTACCCTTGATGTTTAAATTACTAGGGGGTGTTTCTACTCTATTATTGTCTCTGGGATCTTGGATGACTCCCGCATCGGCCGCAGAGCAATTAATGTTACAAATTGGCCCGTTGCGCCATAAAATTAGGGTTGAGGATTTAGAAAAGTTTGCTGATAAAGGAGAGTTATCTGCTGAACTGAAACCATACAGCTTTTTATTAACCCCTCAAGTTAAAGACATTTTACAAAGGAAATTTACCATTGATCCCTTGATTGCTGAACAGTTTTTGAACGATCTGTTTAAAAGTGATGATGGAGAAAGATTATTAAATCAAATTACTGCTGTTTTACCGAATAGTAACCCAGCGGAACTAAAAGGGGCTTTAAAATTACTCTTAAGACAAACAAGTCAATTGAGCGTGGTTAATTTATTACGAGTTTATCCCCAAGAAACTGTCACCATTGATCTCTCAAAAGCCGCCAGTTTAGGAATTCAATTAAATGCTTCTTTTTTACAAAGTCAATTAATTGCCCCTCAGTTAGAAAAAGCCTTAAAAACAACTAATTTAAACCCCATTGTCCCTCGTTTTGACCCCACAGCCCCAGGACAACAAATGGTGTTGACGGAAACCTTAGTCTTGAATGATCGTAGCCGCGATCGCCCAATTCCTATTGATATTTATTATGCAAAACAGACTCAAGGGCCATTAGTGGTGATGTCCCACGGGTTTGCTGCTGATCGCCGTTTTTTACGATATTTGGCCCGTCATTTAGCTTCCTATGGCATCACGGTGGTGTCCGTCGAACATCCTGGGAGTGATATTAATGCTTTAATTAAAACCGCCACTGGCCTGAAGTTTAGTCAAATTTTACCACCGGCCGAGTTTGTAGATCGCCCTCAAGATATTAGTTTTGTTTTGACTCAATTAACGACTTTAACGCAACAAAAAGGCCAGTTTCAGGGGAAATTTAACACCGAACAAGTGAGCATGATCGGTCATTCTTTTGGGGGTTATACGGCCTTAGCTTTAGGGGGGGCAACCTTAGATTTGAAAGCGTTGCGTCGTTTTTGCCAGGAAAATGAACCCCTAGGGCGATCGCCTGCGGATTGGTTACAATGTGCGGCCGGGGAACTGCCCTACAGTGAACGAAAATTTAAAGATCATCGTATTAAACAAATTATTGTCTTTAATCCTATTATTGGGGAGTTATTTGGTAATCACTTATCTGAAATTAACATTCCTACCCTGGTTTTATCCTCTTCTGAGGATGGCATTACCCCCACTATTCCCCATCAATTAAAACCCTTTCAACAACTGTCTGGGGAAAAGTATCTCATGGTAGCGGTGGGGGCCACTCACATGAGTGTGACGGATATTAGTAGTGCTGGTAGTGCGATGGGACAAAATACCTTAGTCAGAGAAGTGATGGGAATTAAAGCGGAACCCTTACGTCAGGTGGTTAGAGGGGTGAGTTTGGCCTTTATTCAACAGTTGACCCCCCAAGGGGCTGATTATCAAGGGTTTTTGACAGGGACTTATATTGAGTCTTGGTCTGAAAAAAACCTCAAGTTCCGCTTTGGGACTCAATTACCCTCAAGTTTAGATACTTGGCTCAATGTCCTAACCCTAGGCCATCAAAAAGTCTCTTTAACCCCGTTTAAACCC
- a CDS encoding ABC transporter substrate-binding protein: MNYPYEPKFSVKSRLIKSKISKRDSVTIAMKLISKFFVVFATLLCICLLIHPKLVYAQSQQLIYAEPQPIKIGMSAAFTGASRSLGIELYQGSMAYFDYINRSGGIKGRPIVIQAYDDGYNPLPAIQNTTRLIEKDQVFLLFNYLGTPTVTRVLPLFIKYQNKPIFLFFPFTGAQSHRQSPYNQFVFNLRPSYREETAGLVKNFLKIGRKKIAVFYQIDAYGRSGWDGVKRQLKAEGFKIVGEATYRRGTEYHSSFKAQVDILKKAEPDAIISIGSYQACAGFIRDARTSNWDVPIANLSFVGSESLLDLLLKTSRSTGIDYTQNLINSQVVPSYENIALPGVKEYRNLRDAYQQKPPPNLVPEPYQNLPYSFVSFEGFLNAKLLVKILQDSPNLSDRKNLKTTLENIHDFDLGLDVPVEFNAQSHQGLHKIYYMTVKDNHFVPIFSWKQWSK, encoded by the coding sequence ATGAATTACCCCTACGAACCAAAATTCTCCGTTAAATCTCGGTTAATCAAGAGTAAAATATCAAAAAGAGACTCTGTTACCATAGCGATGAAATTAATCAGCAAATTCTTCGTTGTTTTTGCCACTTTACTTTGTATCTGTCTCCTCATTCATCCCAAGCTAGTCTATGCACAATCCCAGCAATTAATATATGCAGAACCCCAACCGATTAAGATTGGAATGTCAGCTGCTTTTACAGGGGCATCCCGTAGCCTAGGAATCGAACTTTATCAAGGTTCAATGGCTTATTTTGACTATATTAATCGTTCTGGGGGCATCAAGGGCCGTCCCATTGTCATTCAAGCCTATGATGATGGCTATAATCCCCTACCTGCTATCCAAAATACTACCCGTCTAATCGAAAAAGATCAAGTCTTTCTCTTGTTTAATTATCTGGGAACCCCGACAGTGACAAGAGTTTTACCTTTATTTATCAAGTATCAAAATAAGCCTATTTTTCTCTTTTTTCCTTTTACTGGGGCCCAATCCCATCGTCAATCTCCCTATAATCAATTTGTTTTTAATTTGAGGCCATCCTATCGAGAAGAAACGGCGGGGTTAGTCAAAAATTTCCTGAAAATTGGGCGTAAAAAAATTGCTGTCTTTTATCAAATTGATGCCTATGGGCGCAGTGGTTGGGATGGGGTGAAACGTCAGCTAAAAGCTGAGGGATTTAAGATTGTCGGTGAAGCAACTTATCGCAGAGGGACAGAATATCATAGCAGTTTTAAAGCTCAAGTAGATATCTTAAAAAAAGCAGAACCTGACGCAATTATTTCTATTGGAAGCTATCAAGCTTGTGCTGGTTTTATTCGGGATGCTAGAACTAGCAATTGGGATGTTCCTATCGCCAATCTTTCTTTTGTCGGCAGCGAAAGTTTACTGGATTTACTCTTAAAAACTTCTCGCAGTACAGGGATAGATTACACCCAAAATCTGATTAATTCCCAAGTGGTTCCCAGTTATGAAAATATTGCTTTACCAGGAGTTAAAGAATATCGGAATCTCAGGGATGCTTATCAACAAAAACCACCGCCAAATTTAGTCCCTGAACCCTATCAAAATCTCCCTTATAGTTTTGTGAGTTTTGAGGGATTTTTGAATGCTAAATTATTAGTCAAAATTCTGCAAGATTCACCTAATTTATCTGATCGAAAAAACTTAAAAACAACCCTTGAAAACATTCATGATTTTGATTTAGGTTTAGATGTTCCTGTGGAATTTAATGCTCAATCTCATCAAGGATTACATAAAATTTATTATATGACTGTTAAAGACAATCACTTTGTCCCAATTTTTAGTTGGAAACAGTGGTCAAAATGA
- a CDS encoding SpoIIE family protein phosphatase → MKMSKLLKKALIAAVILFAIIAILTSLFSVWNLNTYLVAEYKNKGMSLTQSIARSSSHLLFNSPYETIQASIDDYLEINGIAYIFVEDDQGEIISHTFVPTIPEIFANHNLSTVNLLAEELTETPLIQDLDIAGFGRVIDIQSPILAGVSGQVHVGLYWQLIEHQILIATLKQVAMIALLFIGISLITYVLVGSISQDLNLLIEGVKRVEKGDYEFNIAVRDRNEIGLLALAFNRMVATVSDYAKSLENSLKQLSDIKYALDQSSIVSIADLTGMITYVNDKFCEISGYSQEELICNTYNLVNSNYHGVEFYNKLWETITLGDIWRGEIKNKTKTGTYYWVDTTIVPFMDEFAHVFQYLAIQTEITDRKELQEKLEAKVKERTKQLAIANEEISLLNKQLKAENIRIGAELDVARQIQQLILPKPEELEGIQGLEIAGFMEPAEEVGGDYYDVLYTNDVVTIGIGDVTGHGLESGLLMVMTQTAVRTLKELQKIDSVTFLATLNRVIYKNMQRMNSDKNLTLSILNYSQGSISLSGQHEDVIVVRASGEIELVDTMDLGLPIGLDQEITNFIDQVTIELNSGDGVVLYTDGITEARDINKTHYGLDRLCDIIHQNWQFSAQEIQQAVIKNVHSHIGEQRVFDDITLLVIKQQ, encoded by the coding sequence ATGAAAATGTCAAAATTACTAAAAAAAGCCCTGATAGCAGCGGTCATCCTTTTCGCTATTATTGCCATTTTGACTTCCCTATTTTCAGTGTGGAATCTTAATACCTATTTGGTAGCAGAATATAAGAACAAAGGGATGTCCCTCACTCAATCGATTGCTCGTTCTAGCAGTCATCTTTTATTTAATAGTCCCTATGAAACGATTCAAGCATCTATTGATGATTATCTAGAAATTAATGGCATTGCTTATATCTTTGTTGAAGATGATCAAGGAGAAATTATTTCTCATACTTTTGTGCCGACAATTCCAGAAATTTTTGCTAATCATAATCTTTCAACGGTTAATCTTCTAGCAGAAGAATTGACAGAAACTCCCTTAATCCAAGATCTAGACATAGCTGGTTTTGGTCGAGTCATTGATATTCAGTCACCGATTTTGGCTGGGGTTAGTGGTCAAGTTCATGTTGGTTTATATTGGCAGTTAATTGAACATCAAATCCTAATAGCTACCCTTAAACAAGTTGCTATGATTGCCTTACTTTTTATCGGAATTAGTCTGATTACTTATGTTTTAGTAGGTAGTATTTCTCAGGATTTAAACTTACTAATTGAAGGAGTTAAAAGGGTTGAAAAAGGAGATTATGAATTCAATATAGCAGTCCGAGATCGCAATGAAATTGGACTATTAGCCTTGGCCTTTAATCGTATGGTAGCAACGGTTAGTGACTATGCTAAAAGTTTAGAAAATTCTCTCAAACAATTATCTGATATTAAGTATGCTTTGGATCAATCTTCCATTGTCAGTATTGCTGATCTCACTGGAATGATTACTTATGTTAATGATAAATTTTGTGAAATTTCTGGTTATTCCCAAGAAGAATTAATCTGTAATACCTATAATCTTGTTAATTCTAATTATCATGGAGTTGAATTTTATAATAAACTCTGGGAAACTATTACTCTTGGAGATATTTGGCGGGGAGAAATTAAAAATAAAACGAAAACAGGAACCTATTATTGGGTTGATACCACCATTGTTCCTTTTATGGATGAATTTGCCCATGTCTTTCAATACTTGGCGATTCAAACTGAAATTACAGACCGTAAAGAATTACAAGAAAAATTAGAAGCTAAGGTCAAGGAACGCACCAAACAATTAGCAATTGCTAATGAAGAAATTAGTTTGCTTAATAAACAATTAAAAGCAGAAAATATTCGGATTGGTGCGGAATTAGATGTGGCCCGTCAAATACAGCAATTAATTCTCCCTAAACCAGAAGAACTAGAAGGAATTCAAGGGTTAGAAATTGCCGGATTTATGGAACCAGCAGAAGAGGTAGGCGGAGATTATTACGATGTTCTTTATACTAATGATGTGGTAACAATTGGGATTGGAGATGTAACGGGTCATGGGTTAGAAAGTGGTCTTTTGATGGTGATGACTCAAACAGCAGTAAGGACTCTCAAAGAATTACAAAAAATCGATAGTGTAACTTTTTTAGCGACCCTTAACCGCGTGATTTATAAAAATATGCAGCGCATGAACTCAGACAAAAATCTGACCCTTTCTATTCTTAATTATTCCCAAGGAAGCATCAGTTTAAGCGGACAACATGAAGATGTCATTGTGGTACGGGCCTCCGGGGAAATTGAACTTGTTGATACAATGGATTTAGGTCTTCCTATTGGGTTAGATCAGGAAATTACTAATTTTATCGATCAGGTTACAATTGAGTTAAATTCTGGGGATGGAGTGGTTCTCTATACTGATGGAATTACAGAAGCAAGAGATATCAATAAAACTCATTATGGACTAGATAGACTGTGTGATATAATTCATCAAAATTGGCAATTTTCTGCCCAAGAAATTCAGCAAGCAGTGATTAAAAATGTCCATAGCCATATTGGAGAACAACGGGTGTTTGATGATATTACTTTGTTAGTGATTAAACAACAATAA
- a CDS encoding slr1659 superfamily regulator, whose translation MTEQEIKGEDYRIFCDYETTIIKFEGDLSLEGVKEYQPIIELLENVASNASQQITLDLKELSFLNSSGISMLSKFVLSFRNNNQIQLVILGSDEMPWQKKSLKNLKKLLPNLTLEIN comes from the coding sequence ATGACAGAACAAGAAATCAAAGGTGAAGATTACAGAATTTTCTGTGATTATGAGACAACAATTATTAAGTTTGAAGGTGACTTAAGTCTAGAAGGAGTGAAAGAATACCAACCGATCATTGAGTTATTAGAAAATGTTGCCAGTAACGCTTCCCAGCAAATAACATTAGATCTTAAAGAACTCTCTTTTTTAAATAGTTCTGGCATCAGTATGTTATCAAAATTTGTGCTAAGTTTTAGAAATAATAACCAGATTCAATTAGTAATTTTAGGTTCAGATGAAATGCCCTGGCAAAAAAAATCTTTAAAAAATTTGAAGAAATTGTTACCCAATTTAACCCTAGAAATCAATTAA
- a CDS encoding DUF6272 family protein, which yields MIEVFGDFTEQLSLHQGSLELIFSPSSIALKKRWRNNRLSAYFVADYCSSFIPVDEDNNQDKQRIKESKAIVSYVANELIENAMRYNDAHTQDKVKFGIYFLDSPQTTEELTVVIMTINRVSESDIKPLKNLINEVLESDPDELYLTRIEKSLENQDSDTSGLGFLTMINDYSAKLGWKFERQPHDYNGIFVTIMATIKI from the coding sequence ATGATTGAAGTTTTTGGAGACTTTACCGAGCAGCTTTCCTTACATCAGGGTTCCTTAGAATTAATTTTTTCTCCGAGTTCAATTGCTCTTAAAAAACGCTGGAGAAATAATCGCTTATCAGCCTATTTTGTCGCAGATTATTGTTCATCTTTTATTCCGGTTGATGAAGACAATAATCAGGACAAACAACGGATTAAAGAAAGTAAAGCGATTGTTAGTTATGTGGCTAATGAGTTAATAGAAAATGCCATGCGTTACAATGATGCTCATACCCAAGATAAAGTAAAATTTGGCATTTATTTTCTAGATTCTCCTCAAACAACTGAAGAATTGACAGTGGTTATTATGACGATTAATCGAGTCAGTGAATCAGACATAAAACCTCTGAAAAATTTAATTAATGAAGTCCTAGAATCCGATCCAGATGAGTTATATCTTACTAGGATTGAAAAAAGTCTTGAAAATCAAGATTCTGATACATCGGGACTCGGTTTTCTGACCATGATTAATGATTATTCTGCTAAACTAGGTTGGAAATTTGAGAGACAACCACATGATTATAATGGTATTTTTGTCACAATTATGGCAACCATCAAAATTTAG
- a CDS encoding 6-carboxytetrahydropterin synthase: MQCIINRRAQFSASHRYWLPEWEEAKNKRQFGASSRFPGHGHNYVLFVSLLGEIDEYGMVENLSTVKGVIKDAVTSQLDCAYLNDVWAEFQTTLPTTENIARVIWQRLAPHLPLVKIQLFEHPQMWAEYQGNAMKATLTIQTHFSAAHRLALPHLSLEQNTEIYGKCARINGHGHNYHLEVSVSGEIDSRTGMLVDLEDLQSIVNDYVVEPFDHSFLNKDIPYFAQVVPTAENIALHIAQLLQQPIANLGAQLEKVKLIESPNNSCEIYCGQLTQPQATPSQTEPTLLSIH, encoded by the coding sequence ATGCAATGTATTATCAACCGTCGCGCTCAATTCTCAGCGAGTCACCGCTATTGGTTGCCAGAATGGGAAGAAGCCAAAAATAAACGACAATTTGGGGCTAGTAGTCGTTTTCCTGGTCATGGACATAATTATGTCTTATTTGTCTCCCTATTAGGTGAAATAGACGAGTATGGCATGGTAGAAAACCTCTCCACCGTCAAAGGAGTTATTAAAGACGCAGTTACCAGTCAACTCGACTGTGCTTACCTTAACGACGTTTGGGCAGAATTTCAAACCACCCTACCCACCACGGAAAACATTGCCAGAGTTATCTGGCAACGGTTAGCCCCCCATTTACCCCTCGTCAAGATTCAACTATTTGAACATCCCCAAATGTGGGCCGAATATCAAGGAAATGCCATGAAAGCGACTTTAACCATTCAAACCCATTTTAGTGCAGCCCATCGTCTGGCCCTGCCTCACCTCAGTTTAGAACAAAACACCGAAATTTATGGCAAATGCGCCCGTATCAATGGCCATGGTCATAATTATCATTTAGAAGTGTCCGTAAGCGGCGAAATTGACTCCCGTACGGGAATGTTGGTGGATTTAGAGGATTTACAAAGCATTGTTAACGATTATGTCGTAGAACCCTTTGATCACAGCTTTTTAAATAAAGATATCCCCTATTTTGCCCAAGTGGTTCCCACTGCTGAAAATATTGCCCTACACATTGCCCAACTACTGCAGCAACCCATTGCTAACCTGGGGGCCCAACTTGAAAAAGTTAAATTAATCGAAAGTCCTAATAATTCTTGTGAGATTTATTGTGGGCAGTTGACTCAACCTCAAGCAACCCCATCCCAAACAGAACCTACTTTATTGTCCATTCATTAA
- a CDS encoding CAAD domain-containing protein produces MESNVQQQTTPKDLSGEAPGTMTTKPSLGDQPWQEWLTPVVDILAKVPEYVGQFFSEYKQPLTTLGLLLLAIISVKIIVAVLGAIDDIPLLAPLLQIVGLAYTAWFVWRYLWKASNRKELLAEFDALKNQMFGDNG; encoded by the coding sequence ATGGAATCTAATGTTCAACAACAAACAACGCCCAAAGACTTGAGTGGCGAAGCACCAGGGACAATGACGACAAAGCCTTCTCTTGGGGATCAACCCTGGCAAGAATGGCTGACTCCCGTTGTGGATATCCTCGCTAAAGTTCCCGAATATGTCGGACAATTTTTTAGTGAGTATAAACAACCCTTAACTACTCTTGGCCTCTTACTTTTGGCGATTATTAGCGTCAAAATTATCGTTGCCGTTTTGGGTGCGATCGATGATATTCCGCTGTTAGCTCCTCTCTTACAAATTGTAGGATTAGCTTATACGGCTTGGTTTGTCTGGCGTTATCTCTGGAAAGCCTCTAACCGTAAAGAGTTATTGGCTGAATTTGATGCTTTAAAAAATCAAATGTTTGGTGATAACGGCTAA
- a CDS encoding EF-hand domain-containing protein, giving the protein MLSQLRQQKLTHFFHILDRNNDGVLSPEDFSQAVNEITNLRGWKLGSPEYEELHFFWTGFSSRLQVWSDRNGDGKITQAEWLWYLEQMLDKFEAHYIKQGLINITLKTMDFSQDDKISLDEFKRFYQIYEIADQEANQTFVKLDLNQDGYLTKDELNILLNEFFYSEDFEAPGNWFWGKY; this is encoded by the coding sequence ATGCTTAGCCAACTTAGACAACAAAAACTAACTCATTTTTTTCATATTTTAGATCGTAATAATGACGGCGTACTGAGTCCTGAAGATTTTAGTCAAGCTGTTAATGAAATTACTAATCTGAGAGGCTGGAAATTGGGATCGCCTGAGTATGAAGAACTCCATTTTTTCTGGACGGGTTTTAGTAGTCGTTTGCAAGTTTGGTCTGATCGCAATGGCGATGGAAAAATCACCCAAGCTGAATGGTTATGGTATTTGGAACAAATGCTAGATAAGTTTGAAGCTCACTATATTAAACAGGGTTTGATTAATATTACCCTAAAAACTATGGATTTTTCTCAAGATGATAAGATCAGTTTAGATGAATTTAAACGATTTTATCAAATCTATGAAATTGCCGATCAAGAAGCTAATCAGACTTTTGTAAAGTTAGACTTAAATCAAGATGGCTATCTGACAAAAGATGAATTAAATATCTTACTTAATGAGTTTTTCTATAGTGAAGATTTTGAGGCTCCTGGTAATTGGTTTTGGGGAAAATATTAA
- a CDS encoding glycosyl transferase has protein sequence MTSLINHSRPILYLAATGHGFGHAVRISTVAAAIQKLNPEILLILATTAPRWLLESYIPGDFIYRPRAFDVGVIQSDSFKMDKPATLEKMQEIYKKRNALIAGEVNFIKTNKVNLILADIPPLMAPIAKLAGIPCWMMSNFGWDFIYQAWGEEFDDIVTWIKDCYQQCDRLFRLPMAEPMNAFNSIIDVGLTGGTPRYSPEELKTNFKLNVAQDKTILLTFGGLGLDQIPYQNLAQFSDWQFITFDRQAPDLPNIIKISEPLLRPVDFMPICGRVISKPGFSTFSETMRLDFPIVSLTRDDFAEAALLLEGIENYADHQIINTETFYQGNWEFLNQSPHPPKIGKILRKDGAEMIAQAVVDFF, from the coding sequence ATGACTTCCTTAATCAATCATTCTCGTCCGATCCTTTATTTAGCAGCCACTGGCCATGGTTTTGGTCATGCTGTGCGAATTTCTACCGTAGCTGCTGCTATCCAAAAATTGAATCCTGAGATCTTGTTAATTCTCGCTACAACTGCCCCCAGATGGTTATTAGAATCCTATATTCCAGGAGATTTTATTTACCGTCCGAGAGCTTTTGATGTGGGGGTAATTCAATCAGATAGTTTTAAAATGGATAAACCAGCAACCCTAGAAAAAATGCAGGAAATTTATAAAAAACGGAATGCCTTAATTGCGGGAGAAGTTAACTTTATTAAAACCAATAAAGTTAACCTTATTTTAGCAGATATTCCTCCTTTAATGGCTCCCATTGCTAAATTGGCCGGCATTCCTTGTTGGATGATGAGTAATTTTGGTTGGGATTTTATTTATCAAGCTTGGGGGGAAGAATTTGATGATATTGTTACTTGGATCAAAGACTGTTATCAACAATGCGATCGCTTATTTCGTCTCCCAATGGCGGAACCCATGAACGCTTTTAATTCTATTATTGATGTGGGTTTAACTGGGGGAACTCCTCGTTATTCTCCTGAAGAATTAAAAACTAACTTTAAGCTAAATGTTGCCCAAGATAAAACCATTTTATTAACCTTTGGTGGCTTAGGTTTAGACCAAATTCCTTATCAAAATTTAGCTCAATTTTCTGACTGGCAATTTATTACTTTTGATCGCCAAGCTCCTGATTTACCTAATATCATAAAAATTAGTGAACCTTTATTGCGTCCTGTAGATTTTATGCCAATATGTGGACGAGTAATTTCTAAACCTGGTTTTAGTACCTTTTCAGAGACAATGCGTTTAGATTTTCCTATTGTATCCTTAACTAGAGATGATTTTGCTGAGGCTGCTTTATTATTAGAAGGTATTGAAAATTATGCTGATCATCAAATTATTAATACCGAGACTTTTTATCAAGGAAATTGGGAATTTTTAAATCAGTCCCCTCACCCGCCAAAAATTGGTAAAATTTTACGAAAAGATGGAGCAGAAATGATTGCACAAGCTGTAGTAGATTTTTTTTAG
- a CDS encoding mechanosensitive ion channel family protein, with amino-acid sequence MEKWLKFTKQLIIIGFIILFSIFFLDFWGFSQISLSEDAPGNTREKPAETNVILDGQKLFSIDSPAGSFSPELRAVYVSQNIQEFAKNYNLNVEDIKIIRTGDYLDIIIGDKILNSVTPEDANKTGIMQQKLAEQHLQIIQQTVQKYRVDNSLSTFLFSCLKFILLTAFSIYFYVWLKSDLRHKIYKKLFQKLEQIINNIIPSIEQQTLLSKIINFIGSLFYSLLLITLNWLLFISYGILALKIFPKTKDISKKIISIIENEFNFIGNKIVDYLPDLFMILFIGSIGYFLIKVINLVFEEIKNGNLEFSGFYPEWHKPTKRLINGLIIMITVMAITPYLPGFNSPAIKGITIFIGALISLGSSGTISNLLAGIVLIYTRSFRLGDYIKINDIRGEVIATNMLVTRLMTFHKEVITFSNTQILSSQVTNYNMGINNKTQGVLLNVTITLGYDVPWRKIYSTLIKAALKTTEILAQPEPFIIQEGFDDSYVSYTLNAYTKNPNKMMYIYSHLYENIQDCCNEAGIEILSPEYLQLRDGNHTTIPDAYLAKDYQSSQFQVKFKKSIE; translated from the coding sequence ATGGAAAAATGGTTAAAATTTACCAAGCAATTAATTATTATTGGATTTATTATTTTATTTAGTATCTTTTTTCTGGATTTTTGGGGATTTTCTCAAATTAGTTTGTCAGAAGATGCTCCAGGTAATACTAGAGAAAAACCAGCAGAAACTAATGTTATTTTGGATGGACAAAAACTTTTTTCAATTGATAGTCCTGCGGGTAGCTTTTCTCCCGAATTAAGGGCAGTTTATGTCTCACAAAATATTCAAGAGTTTGCTAAAAATTATAATCTCAATGTTGAAGATATTAAGATTATAAGGACGGGAGATTATTTAGATATAATAATCGGGGATAAAATTTTAAATTCAGTGACTCCTGAAGATGCTAATAAAACAGGTATTATGCAGCAAAAATTAGCTGAACAACATCTTCAGATTATTCAACAAACTGTGCAAAAGTATCGGGTAGATAATAGTTTAAGCACTTTTCTCTTTAGTTGCTTAAAATTCATCCTGTTAACGGCATTTTCTATTTATTTTTATGTTTGGCTAAAAAGTGATTTACGTCATAAAATTTATAAAAAACTATTTCAGAAACTTGAGCAAATCATAAACAATATAATCCCTAGTATTGAACAACAAACTTTACTGAGCAAAATCATTAATTTTATTGGTTCTTTGTTCTATTCTTTACTATTAATTACCCTTAATTGGTTATTATTTATTTCCTATGGCATTTTAGCATTAAAAATCTTTCCAAAAACCAAAGATATAAGCAAAAAAATAATTAGTATTATTGAGAATGAATTTAATTTTATTGGCAACAAAATTGTTGATTATTTACCTGATTTATTTATGATTTTATTTATTGGGAGTATTGGTTACTTTTTGATTAAAGTCATCAATTTAGTCTTTGAAGAAATCAAAAATGGCAATCTTGAATTTTCAGGCTTTTATCCAGAATGGCATAAACCGACTAAACGGTTAATTAATGGGTTAATTATCATGATTACTGTGATGGCAATTACCCCTTACTTACCTGGGTTTAACTCTCCTGCTATCAAAGGAATTACCATATTTATCGGGGCTTTAATTTCTTTAGGATCATCAGGAACAATTTCTAATTTATTAGCAGGAATTGTTTTAATTTATACTCGATCATTTAGACTAGGGGACTATATTAAAATCAATGATATTAGAGGAGAAGTTATCGCAACTAATATGTTAGTGACTCGATTGATGACTTTTCATAAAGAAGTCATCACCTTTTCTAATACTCAAATTTTAAGTAGTCAAGTCACTAACTATAATATGGGAATCAATAACAAAACTCAAGGGGTATTATTAAATGTTACCATAACTTTAGGTTATGATGTTCCTTGGCGCAAAATTTACTCAACTTTAATTAAAGCAGCATTAAAAACAACAGAAATTTTAGCACAACCTGAACCCTTTATTATCCAGGAAGGATTTGATGATTCTTATGTCAGTTATACCTTAAATGCATACACGAAAAATCCGAATAAAATGATGTATATTTATTCCCATTTATACGAAAATATTCAAGATTGTTGTAATGAAGCAGGGATTGAAATTCTTTCCCCTGAATATTTACAATTACGAGATGGTAATCATACTACGATTCCTGACGCTTACTTAGCCAAAGATTATCAATCTTCTCAATTCCAAGTTAAATTCAAAAAATCCATAGAATAA